The genomic DNA GGCCTTTGCGGGCGCGGTCGCCCATTCCCCGTAGATGCGGGCGATGCGAGGCGCGGTCGCCATGCGCGGGGCGAAATCGAACTGGAGCCACGACTCGCCGACGAGCGGCGTCTTCCAACCGGTGCGCGCGACACCGTCGCGCACGGTGTACGGCGCGTCGTCGGTCTCGCGCTCCCAGAGATGCAGGAATTTGGGATAGGTGCCCGACGCGGTCACCCGCGCATGGGGAGCGAGGTCGAACCCCTGCGCCGACGCGAGACCGGGAATCAGGCACGCGAAAACCGCGACAATCGAGAACGCAAACCGCGAATACATGGCCGGCCTCAAGCACAAAACCGGAATATCATCGAATCGAGTCTACCACAGAATCGCGCCGATTCAACGGGCTGCCGCGCAAAAAACACCCGAATTCCCTGCGGTGAACGATCAGTCCTCGACCGACTTCACCAGGGTCGGATTCGGCCCCTCGTGGCGCGCGAGCAAATACAAAAAGTCCGACAGCCGGTTCATCCACACGATGATGTGCCGGTTGTCGATCACGCCGTCGCGAAACAGGCCGACGATCAGCCGCTCGCAGCGCCGGGCCTGTGTCTTGGCGAGGTCGATGTGCGCCGACGCGACGCAGTCCCCCGAGATGATGAAGTCCGTCGGCTGCGCCACGCGGTCCTCCAGCTCCTCGCGCATCGCGTCGATCTTCGCCACCGCCGCGTCGTCG from Deltaproteobacteria bacterium includes the following:
- a CDS encoding cob(I)yrinic acid a,c-diamide adenosyltransferase; this encodes GDEGLTSLYSGERVYKNSERPTVYGEVDMLEAMLGLARAHAQHDDTRRTLAILQKTLFRINAELATSKEKIGKLTARIDDAAVAKIDAMREELEDRVAQPTDFIISGDCVASAHIDLAKTQARRCERLIVGLFRDGVIDNRHIIVWMNRLSDFLYLLARHEGPNPTLVKSVED